The nucleotide sequence TGGCAACACAACGTCAAGCAGTGCCATAGCAGCTGCACTTACCGGAATCAAGCCTGAACATCTGACTGGAAGAGGCACAGGAATTAAGTCGAAGCAAATTGCGTTCAAGTCCGAAATCATCCGCAGGGCGCTCGAGCTTCACAGGCCGGATCCAAGTGACCCGATTAATGTTCTTTCAAAGGTTGGAGGATTTGAAATCGGCGCCATGACAGGAGCCATGCTGTATGCTGCTTACCGCAGAATCCCTGTGCTCCTGGACGGTTTTATATGCACCACAGCAGCCCTTTTAGCTGCACACATATGTGAACATGCAAAAGACTATATGATTGCCGGCCACTTATCCGTTGAACCCGGTCATCTCCTGATTTTGAATAAACTCGGAAAAAAACCGCTTGTATCAATGGGTCTTCGGCTTGGGGAAGGGACTGGAGCTGTTCTTGTCTTTCCTTTTGTCCAGGCAGCTTCAGACATGATAAAAGGAATGGCCACCTTTGATGCAGCATGTGTTTCAAAAGAACATAGGTAAGAAAAAAGTCAAATAAAGGCGGAAAAATCTATGAAATCGACTACATATTTTACCCGAATAAGCCTGATCCTGG is from Bacillus sp. FSL H8-0547 and encodes:
- the cobT gene encoding nicotinate-nucleotide--dimethylbenzimidazole phosphoribosyltransferase, which produces MIDVYQIIDAIKPVNKAKGQEAEAYIQTLTKPVNSLGEIERLAVQLAEMTGELKPDISPPGVIVFAADHGVAEEGISAYPQEVTGQMVRNFLTGGAAINVFTKRVKGFLEIVDAGVKTDIPGVRAEKIGYGTKNFAAEPAMSRKDALRSIQMGMTLAEETIEKGAKLLILGEMGIGNTTSSSAIAAALTGIKPEHLTGRGTGIKSKQIAFKSEIIRRALELHRPDPSDPINVLSKVGGFEIGAMTGAMLYAAYRRIPVLLDGFICTTAALLAAHICEHAKDYMIAGHLSVEPGHLLILNKLGKKPLVSMGLRLGEGTGAVLVFPFVQAASDMIKGMATFDAACVSKEHR